In the Ptychodera flava strain L36383 chromosome 1, AS_Pfla_20210202, whole genome shotgun sequence genome, cagAAGTGCTACTTATTCGTTCCAAATTTAGCCGTGCGCCATGCCAAATTGCTGACATCATCATTGGTTCAAGTCCTGTTTCACTCACAGATTCAGCACGGAATATTGGCGTCGAATTTGATAGTCACCTCTCCTACCGGAAACATATATCCACTACATGCCGTTCTATTTACTTTCACCTTCGAAAAATCGGCCATATCCGTAATTATCTCACCACCAACACTTGTCAACAGCTTGTCCAAGCTATACTTTCATCAAAACTGGACTACGGTAATGCACTTTTATATGGCTTAGCTTACGACCACATCAAACCACTTCAACATGCACAGAATTCCGCTGCAAGAGTCGTCACCCGTACCAAGAAACGTCAACACATTACACCTATTCTCAAGAAGCTTCATTGGTTACCAGTGCAGTCAAGGATACAATTCAAAGTTCTCTATACTACCTATAAAGCACTCAACGGATTGGCGCCAACCTACATAACCGACCTCATCCAGGAAAAGCAATGTACAAGGATTCTCCGTTCATCTGCTAAATGTCTTTTGAAGGAACCAAGCTACAATCTTGACTCTTACGGTGGACGATCATTTTCGCGCGCCGCGCCTAGACTGTGGAATAAACTTCCTCTTGAAATTAGACAGAAGCCATCAGCCACCAGCTTCAGAAAGAACCTGAAAACTTACTTATTCACTAAAGCTTTTGCTTAATTCTGTCCAGCGCCTTTGAACTATTGATTTATAGGATACAGGCGCTTTATaaatagattgattgattgattgattgattgaacgctcgtagacagtatagcgagatgtaaaaaatgtgaaacaggctccccacctactatcctaaatgtttttgtgtcgagtttgtgtttgattcgtttcgaaaatgtgttcctacactcttatccgattgtttgtgttaatgaaatgtttgtttcgctttggatatctgtagagaagtttggattagtgtgtacggtaatgttttgtttgtgtggggaaagcttatggcgagacgcagccggacctatgttgttacaaaagttgatagagtcgccctttgacgcttgcgtttcgaaacccgagtgtgtggtttctcatcagtcgcagtgtagattctttccttagtttgtgtttgtgaaaatttattttaatgcattttagtggtcttgctttccgattagcgaggcaagtatattaatttggtcacgttgtgagtccgtttggtggttcggtttgtttgttctatatttctttacttcggtaaattttgttttgactggtgtgtcttttagatttttgcggaggtttgtgaatttttaggcaataagtaccactgcggggtacggatttatgtttattggatcaagatacttacaagtatcctggttgatgtgcttgttctcgtacattttaataatagttcatttactttgtttactctttgttctggcttgttgtgtataatactgagtgttacgtaattgcctttcgcattcgagtacgtaatcgtttgtgttgacaataacgaaaaaccgacccttgtcgaagggttattttcccaaaatttgtccaatgtttgcaagctggtttatcgcgattctttggcacgcgacatgttttgtttccttgtttgaaagggtatctctagaagtgcgagtttagcagcttcagatagctttcaagtttttgttttttttgttgttcgtggagtccaatttgacttttctttgaattggtgttgttgcgattgtttgtgtctcacgatgtagcgtagtcacattatacgactttattgttgaaatcctgaggtggttttattctgtttggttttgttggtgtccgaatgaattttaaggcttttgcctagtactatttttcggagtttcatagtttgagcgatgataggttgttgttgaatttcatgttgttgtcggcttttctttggaaatagctgatttatttccacggccatgttttctgttacgttactgtgattgtttattttgtatttaatgttgtgtttcagttgtttgttatgtgtacgattttgttatttcttttaagtgtttgtgtgttctatgtcatcttatcgtattttttggtagttccctttttggagtatttggccTATAAGCTTTTGTATATGTATCTGCATGTTCTTGCTCATGCACGAGCAAGATGAACGGTAAATGAGTTTCCACATTTATAAGGGATCATTTGCATAGCAATTTAATGCTGAAACGATGCTCATAAATATAGTTTGCGTAAATACATACTAATCAATCTCGTATCTTGCACAAAGAGTTGCTCACCATTGAATTTTAGCCAAGGTAATATAGAACATCGTATTTGAAATGCATCGGGGGGAGAAAACATACATTTGTTTGCTCaagaatattttgatgaataCAACCAAATTAATGTTACTGCTATTTTACCCAAAAGAAGACggtaaaaatatcaaacattgtTTTGATGAAGACTGAACGAACGAATCTCCAAACCATTCCCAAGTTGTTATTTCTGGAAAGAAAGGAAATAGAGTAAGTAGTGGTTGACTTTTAATATTATTGAGTTCCTGCTAAACTTACCCGAAAAATGAACTGGCCACCTTTGTATAACCCATCGTCGGGAGCTATGGCAACAAGAATGGTGCTGTCTTCGCCAAAATCAAGTACCTTGGCTTGACCGACAGATAGGTCACCAATCGTCTGCATGAGATAGTATATCTCCTTAGTGACACTTCTGAGCATTTGAGcgtttttaatatttctttcgTCAAAGAAAGGAATCTAATTTAGAATCTGGAATGAAGTAAATCCCGTGATCCCGTTTTATATCATAAACCGTTTTTCCCCTTCAATACAGTCCACGGTCCCTCGTTATGATGCTGCGTCAACGAGCCACCTTGTTGTTAGAGGGCGCGCTACAACAACCAGTTGCACTCTCGTTGTGACGTCACAGCAACACCTGTTGCTATAGAGCTTTTTACGTCACAATGTCACTATGTACTTTGTACCCGTATAGGGGCGAAATATGAACCTTCTCTGACGCACTCACTCAGTTTTTGTAGGGCACATTCCAATGGCCTGATTCTCACATACTGAAACGTGATGTCTTCAAATACCCCAGTTCGTCAAAAGCGCTTATGGTACACGCTGTTCACGTGCCTATATTGTTCCTTCGAATGTCCATTTGGCTGGAATCTCCGGCCACGGTGACCCAGGACTAACATCTGAATCACCTACATGGCGTGTACAGTGGCTGTCATCACATTCACAAGACGGGTCTATAGTATAATCTCACATTCTGTCGTCTCAGCTGGCTTTCCAAATGACTCATTGAAACATTCTCGCGTCAGCCCATTTATAGTACCGAGGCTGGGATTGATATAGCTGGTGAAATGTTGTGAAATCAGTGTCGAAACGATATTGAAAATGCTGAAGCACTACACTTGGATGGTGAAATCGTCTGCAACGCAGataaaaaaccccaaaacatGCATGAATGTGGCTTCCTCGTTTTGAATTTTTGCGTGATGCAATAGTTTGTAAGGGACCTTCGGACTCCGTCAAGGGAGACTTCATTTAGGACAtgagggggggggagagagaatGTGTTGCTCTGTGATCATCAAACGACTGAAATCCAAAGGATATCGTTGAAACATGATGTATGACGTACacggtatgtatgtaccgtatgtatgtatgtatgtatgtatgtatgtatgtatgtatgtatgtatgtatgtatgtatgtatgtatgtatgtatgtatgtatgtatgtatgtatgtatgtatgtatgtatgtttgtatgtatgtatgtatgtatgtaggtaggtaggtaggtatgtaggtaggtatgtatatatgtacacatgtacGCATGCACGAACATATGTATTTAGGTATATGTGATTGTTTATTAGCGCGCATTTTGTGTTTTGATAAGCTTATTGTTGCCACAAAACGGTGACATGCGAATTgatgatcgtatcacaaagccTACTACGAAAAAGAATACCTACCATCAAACCGTAATAAACTTTGATTAGTCACAAAATTGCCGCTGTAAATAACGATACCGTGTAACACAAACTCTCTTCAGCCCCGCCGCAAAATGAAATGGTTCGGCCCTTATGATCACCGACAGTACATAGATGAATGAATCTTTCTTGGATGGGCTGATGGAATCACCAAAGTAGGTCGTTCCGCTGTTGCTACTGTTTGACCCATACGTATATTTTACCCAACAACGGTTTAAACGTTACCTTTGGCGCAATCGAAGAACGTGAAGAATGTCGGTAGCATAACTTTTGCACGATGCCATGGCAACGCGAGGTTGAGAACAGAAGTACAGATGTTTGTAAACAGGTCAGGtgagcaatttctttctttAATTTTAGTGAAGAAGACAGGAAAGCGGCGGGTTAGCATATTTCATCGTCACGGTAATTACCAGTCGGGGAACTTTATCAAGAATCGCTGACGGGGGTTTTCCTCGTGAAAAAAAAGAGGGACAGGCGGACCGGAAGGAcaatttattgaaatcgtaACGGAGGGATAGTTGCGATGGGGATGTTACCGTCGACGAAACTTTTTAATTCTCTTCAAATTTCTCAGGTTATATGTAAAAAGCGCCTCTGGTTACGTTTCTCAAAATTGACTCAGTAGTCAGCCGTCCCAAAGAAGGGGTCTGTATGGCATTTATTTGACGAGTGCTTTGCCAATTACGCTCTGCATCATGGCGAGCATCGTATGAAGGATCGTTGATATTCTGTGACGTCATACATTTCATTTCTCCAATACTTGAATACTACTGTATACGCTACAAAAGAGTGTGTATATCATTAACATATTGTTTGGAACAGAAGTAGTCAATAATCCTTCGTGAGTAAGGCGTGTTCCGCGTACGTAGACGACGACTTGCCGGGCTGGCGGACAATGGTGGGGGAACTTCAGTGACGCGGAAAGGTAATGATTATTTTTGGAGGATTTACCAACGTTACGGGAGGCGCAAAAATATTGGAGGGCAGTTTGGGGCATTGTAGCGGGTTGGGGTTGTAAATTTGGAAAGAGGAAACTGGGGAGTTTCCAGGCGGGGATTGCGTGGGGAGAAGCGAAAATACGAGGGCGggggatttttttttaattgtaggGTCATCATGCATGGTTGCAGTTGCTCACAGCTTTCTCACTTTcccttcaaaaatgaaatacgcTGACATAGCAAATGTTGAAACGATACTTCCGGAAACAGTTTCTCAAATAGGGCTATTGTCCtgataaaatgcaaaatatatagCTCCTGGATAACCCCGAAAAAAGatcacaaatgaaaaaaatttcttttttcaggAAGGACTCAGAAATACCAAGAACCAAGTTAGTAGCAAGTCGATACTATCGTCCCAGTAATCTGTTAAGTGCCGAGGCTCATACATTACAAATCATATCTGACACCATCTTTATAACGATGCTATCGTTTCGGTCGCCGTGGCACCATGTTAACATTTCGTCGGAAGGTGTATTGGTACAAAATCAAATATAagagagaggcagacagacagacagacaaacagacagacagacagacagacagacagacaggtaggcaggcaggcagacagacagacagacagacagacagacagacagatagacaggctTATTCCAAAAGTTGTGTAttgcagatagacagacagacagacagacagacagacaggcttATTCCAAAAGTTTTGTATTACTTGCGTAGTTCCTGGTCGTAACACATGTACAGCGTTCAACTCACAGTCGCTTGTGAGCCGGGACACTCCGGTCCGCTAGCGACTGTGGTTCAACCTGTTTAACTCATAATCAGTCTGTTTCTAGGCCCTACATGTAATGACTGAGATAACGCTGCTATGGATGAATCAGCCCCATACACTTTGTGCTCGGCAATGTGCATATAAAGCCGCTTCCTCTTTTTCGGGGTTATCGTGAACCGGTTTGTAAAAGATTGGTGTGGAGATGTTCCGCCTTGACGTTCTTCACATGATGTTTATTTAGTGTCTTTGACAAAACACGAAAGCTAAATAGGGTGACGCATTATCGTCGGTGGTTGGAGCGATAAATAGTTATGAAGTACGTTGTATGACATTTACAACTAATTTACGGTGTGACAATCGGTACTTTGGTTTCTTTACTTCCCGTTTACTTCTTGTGGGTCATGTGAGAGATTATAGTTCCCTAAAATTAGCCCTCCCACCGTTGTCTTCAGCACATATCTATTCCAAGAATGTCCACATGCCCAAAACGATGATAAATTCACGGCGCATGCGCACTAGAAAAATGGGGGCTTTACGCTATATCTCTGATTCACATCTGACGATATAATAGCGTCATCACTATTAACAATTATTGTACACATATTACTAGCAAGGAATGTCGAACTGAAAGTTTAAGTTAAAAAGTAACCGGACTTATTATAACTTGTGAATGTGAAGAGGCGTAGCTATTCGATGCTACGTGAACCTGGTACCGCAAATTAGCCATGAATTCGGGAAGGCGATAAAAATTGCTTTTTAGTAATTTGGCCGCTCAATAAAAAGAGTAAATAAAGTATAAAATAACACATTTACGCATGGGAGAATTAGTTTTGTGCGTGGTGGCAAAATTTTGTGACGTAATGAAATAAGAGCGTCGTCTGCGGAAGAAAAAATCTCAATAACGACGAATTTAAAAGTTTAATGATAAGTTCGGCTCTCCCTCTGTTTGAAAATTGAGGTGACGTAATCTGAACTGTCAGCTTGAAGTTCttttatagtaaaaaaattgaaaacatttcgCTACCGTGTTACTGGGACTCCCAGCCCTGTCAATGAACTTATCTTTCGGTTTCTAGGAATTAAGAGTAGACAAAGCGATAATTGCATACCCAATTTTATATGAACTAAGCGACGGCGGTCGATgacttttattttcctttgtcgAGCATTAAGGTTGTACGCgcttgaaagtcaaaagacttaaactgttgctcaaactttcctcagtgaaactttttatcattatcTTAATACCaagtaaaaatcaggggtcactgtgtaaattttgaaggtaACCCCTTCctaccgatatttgaattcaaaatggctgctattccCGTGTTAATCAATGGGGAAAAATATACTTTTCAATAACATGAACCAGGTCAGATCAGAAAGGagttgtgcaaaatttgagagtccgaatatctagtCTGTCCCCGGGCCCGAGGCCGGCGCGTCAGTTCTATCTCACAGCGTTACAACAAATACCCCAAAGCGTACGTCGCCTCGCCTGGCAGAAATTAGAACGCATTGCGGGTTGTGCTGTTCAGTCATCTTGCACATGTGCTTAATTTGCcttttttgattaaaaacttgAAGAGATTACtaaaaaagaaaggcagataTATCATCAGAATTCTAGATATAGCTGCGATTATTGGCCGAGTATAGGTAAATGATTATATTAGGCACAAAGTACAATCAATATCATATGACTTGCGTGGCGCCCGCGGCTTCCGGGTTTGTGACCCTTAGTCCCTGACACGACATGTTTCCGTCTAAAAAAGTTGAAGTAACAAAATGGGCTTGACCTAATACCCGTAATGGCACACGTAAAACTTGGTATAAGGTCACAGACCATTTTAGGGCAaatctgttgtacaaatacaaAACTGGTAGTTAGCAACTTCGGGAAAATGGAAGCATATTTCTAAAAATTTGATATTCTGTCTACACTCATTCACTTGATCAATAAAACGTGTAACTAACAATCTATATTAGACcatagtttctctactgtctgtgaTTGGGCAAAGCGGCTCACTAGCTTTGAGTTCATGTGTCTTTCAAAAGGTGATTGCTTGTATTAGACGCAACGTACATTCAATATATGACTACTTCAAGAGGCTAAGAGGGCATTTGTAGacgctgtgtgtgtgtgtgtagtattGTGGGCTATGGGCTACGTTCGCGCCATACGCGTTGCTTGCCCTAATCCAAGAGATATTTCAAGCAATCAAGCAAATGCTTTATGTGCAAACTACCGCATGCAGTTCGTATCAAGCCTAGAGAAGTAGACTTGTAGGAAATCAGTCGCATAGCCTTAAAGCATAAATACAACAACTTCATTGCATTCAATCGACTTATGAACAATATTGGTATAAAGACTATACTTTTGcagtttcaaaattaatttattaTAGTTTCGTAGTAGCCTAAAATTACAATGACAGTAGCAATTACATTACacttcaaaagaaacaaaaggaCATACCAGCATCCAAAAACTAGATATGATCTAGTTTTTTGGATAAAAGCAGTCTTTACTTATTAAGCTTAAGTAAAGACTGCGGTAGACGCAACAACATTTCCTCATTTTACTGAAGATTTGTTCTGCGCTCCCTGTACTGCTTGAtgtaaataatgtaaaacacgtgacAATCTGTGTGAAATTAACCCATATCAGTCTTGTGCCCTTTTATGGCTTACAAAATAAACCGTATTattatttctctctctctctctgaaagttCAATACAATACTTTTTGTTCAAATTCTGATCCTGAGGATGTTTGTGACCGTGGCTTACaactgattttgaatttttttcaactcaACTCAGTCTCGTAAATATCAAAGTATCGACGACTCTAATCACGCCACCACCTATACGGCGGTGATTACGATTACAGACTCGGAGAGTCTGTATCATGATTTTGCCAAATTACTTCACACTCGATGTTGAAGGCTCTACTCTGCTATCTTGAAGGCCATTCTTCAATAGCTACCCTAGGCCCTGGGCTTGTCCTGGTACAGGACCATGGCTAATGTCGTCTTCAGGATTGTGACAACATTATAAGCTTGCACAGAAATAATAGAATACTTCCGATGGCATAGAATTTACACGTGAAAGTGTGTTGTAAATGAAAGCAAAGTTCGTTACACTTTTCTGTGAACCATGACTCCGCTACTGTAGTAGTGCTAAATCTCGCTGAGAGGGCTGGTTCAGACACTGGCCTTTGTAAAGTTTTTAATTGCAAGTACAACATTGACGAATCTTTTCAGTGAAGCTCGTCGTCTCGTTCGCCCACGGCAACTATTCTCTCTATTCAACCTGGTGACTGAGCTTTCACCATTTTGGCGCGACTCAACTGATTGAACCTGTGTGCTACTTTGCTCGCAGGCGCTTTCCTCTGCAGCTACAAGTCCCCGACAGTCTGATGCTCCAGTGCGTTTGGTCTGgtcatcaccatgacaacaattCACTGTCACTGTGCATCCTTTGCGCTCTCTTGTGGACTTGTCCCCGCACACTGTTTTCCAGCACCGCTTCTCGTCATGGACATTCCTCTCGAACAGAAACCCGTCGACTATACCGCCTTCTAGCGACCTCTTAACGTTGTCCTCGTATTCTTTCACCGTCCTGGTGGCCGTGAACATCACGGAGAGTGGATCATCCAAGTTCGGCTGGTAGAAAAGGAACAGCACCGCTTGGACGACGCCCTCCAAGTCCACATCTGGGGACCAGTCTGTTAGGATATTGACGCAGACGTTGTCGTACAGATTCCCTTCGTACGCATCAATGTTAGGGTGGTATATGGGTGTCTCGCAGGACACCGTGGGTGCAAGTGTTGGATATCTCTCATCAAGTTCGACCTATAAAGAAAGGAAAATATATTAAAGGTAAACAGAACCGATAATTTTCTTGAAACCGTATGTAACTTGAAAAGAGGTCTTTAGATATTTTGATGCGGTATTACATGGAATTTCAACTTTGATCATGGCGTTTTGTGAACttctcaaatttgttttacgCATGTACATCATAACAAAATGGAGCAAAGCGTACTATGCCaaatatatttgatatataAGCTGCCTCTCTACTATATATAGGCCTCTCTTCTAGTAGAGCTAGACCCGGCTTTAATTTAAAATCCCAATGTgctataaaaaacaaaagtatACTGGGCAAATTGAAGAGACAAAAAAGGGCGGCTATATGAAATTCACGTTGTAAATTATCCGTCTTTCAACTTTAAGCAAGTACGATGAAGTTCAAAATTAATATTAACAGTCTTGACATTAGTCCCTAGCAAAAGAGTTTGACACAAAGACGATGTGAAATTAAAGTATGAATATTGCTTGCAAGTCAGTACGTACCTTAAATATGAATTCAGCATTCTTGTATAGGCCACCGCTTGGACATATCCGAACAGTAAAATCTTCCAGCGAGTCCGAAAAATCTATTACTTCTGCTTGCCCGTCGCTGAAACTGTCGATATTTTTCAGCAAGCGATGAAACTGTTTGGCGAGTCGTTTGTGAGACATTGCGTACTTCTGCAGTCTGTCAAAATGACGTGTTGCACAACCACACAACGCTATTTATATACCAGGCTGTACTGCCATTGTCTGTGGCTTTATACGGTCACTTTCTAAAAATAGTATGTATGGGTACGCCCCCGTGATGTGGAATATCCCATGTTACGGTTCGGCGGACATGTCTCAACATGACCACAGGCGACGTTTCCAAGTCAAACCGACTCCGATAAGCTCCATGATGATTTCTGGCAAACTGTGAGTGAAacataaaatttatttcatacaaaatttAAGTTTCCCGTGATACCAAGTATACACGTACACATGTAAGCTTATGACGTTGCTGCACCTGATGGAAGTAATGATTTCTACCCCTACGGGTAA is a window encoding:
- the LOC139132705 gene encoding NEDD8-conjugating enzyme Ubc12-like, yielding MSHKRLAKQFHRLLKNIDSFSDGQAEVIDFSDSLEDFTVRICPSGGLYKNAEFIFKVELDERYPTLAPTVSCETPIYHPNIDAYEGNLYDNVCVNILTDWSPDVDLEGVVQAVLFLFYQPNLDDPLSVMFTATRTVKEYEDNVKRSLEGGIVDGFLFERNVHDEKRCWKTVCGDKSTRERKGCTVTVNCCHGDDQTKRTGASDCRGLVAAEESACEQSSTQVQSVESRQNGESSVTRLNRENSCRGRTRRRASLKRFVNVVLAIKNFTKASV